In Pseudobdellovibrionaceae bacterium, the following proteins share a genomic window:
- a CDS encoding VCBS repeat-containing protein, translating to MKKRLVWGIILFSGIAIYFWTQSRYPALGTKAAMGDRTTALGIAFDIIWNYDATSPLWQRILAATGNWCYTNWKGMTFGLLFAAVTLTMLGLFSFRRTKSVFLNSVIGVFFGAPLGVCANCVAPIAQSLKDSGASTETTLATAISSPTLNVVVLSMAFTLFPFHFALTKLILTFVILFAIIPVITKYFLAKSPVAQDLFDLPTAIPTEPLPVIEESWVTALYHVLKDSLRKLVFVSVRTVPFMLLAGFLGSALIESLPFDFFTEVETTPWSLVAIALFGTLLPVPIAFDVVMASSLMSSGLPSGLTMTLLFTLGIFSIYPLMLFWTYISRKVALTLFLVVVAMGSLGGAFVHEVEVRQTDRALSLYDATLLDRIADFQKDPKETTRSIVERECLGSKTRSFSSDVKAKCEVVGILEAAMKSGKIEICQLQQKPEDVKECESKVAYNLAFDDISRCEQFPNPKRCKKEIYLRYASGTRAVIWECRDSGDPDLNEYCNKAIKLSAAIRSDNPKECEAIPQEDEWRDNCLFHRAYDQIRSFYNPDAIHLCDLIKNNKIKSNCYVKVASTGELDVPGAKGCDSLDHRQVRLGCLRRKTIVKAMTTMNPSECLAHTDPEVEDDCFALTNGNIVGQIIQRLSLMASLDQFKLADSPGTLEKQDPEDLSQELSALPQLKVEPYAQAEGVEVSAVHLYPQSTAQNKQKTAFELVDGRSIGLDNHPNGLTLYIMFPSAGKPIASGDLNNDGWPDLVLGGWHGPEIYMNMGGSRFRRLFLGIKDDDLKRIHSIQVLSIGLVDLNNDGWLDVFFTTMGGQDFTIYNDKNLFRSVALDPFMPDGIRVNTIGTTFGDIDRNGLLDVVLGNMFSDAYPFWNPESRNEVFLQTSPNQFKSLEIEDYLGETLSILLSDANMDGHLDLFAANDFTTPDSVYWGPLRSPLKMSHGPGSGIPISPQASMSFDTADVNNDGLLDIFISEMTFAPSPDRNYCEPIADRNAKTVCQEFMRGYKAVNDLDMPGCLALESGELQIGCSIAILIRIAGRMRDSSYCSKIPDQLYGHKKRCEMFSRNVNMGTPPRYEGIPQKTDSNIMLVNKGQGQFEDQTKQMGVGSSFWAWNARFADIDNDGWQDIYVANGANIMKDIQSNVLFHSKDGKEFREEQHNMGLGNFLHSSSFTFVDLDLDGDLDLVSTGALAPPQVFFSQSATYGANISFTLRDMKGNRFGIGSKITIEYKDPKGQPAKQIREIKAGGGYGSFDEPVAYFGLGGTNIVDRVTVQWSTGETTEINEQFGVGTRYTITRNP from the coding sequence GTGAAAAAACGTCTTGTTTGGGGCATCATTCTTTTCTCTGGGATCGCCATCTATTTCTGGACTCAGTCACGGTATCCAGCTTTGGGAACCAAGGCCGCCATGGGCGATCGCACAACCGCCCTTGGTATCGCCTTTGATATCATTTGGAATTACGATGCCACGTCTCCACTTTGGCAGCGGATTCTGGCCGCCACGGGTAACTGGTGCTACACAAATTGGAAGGGTATGACCTTTGGTCTTCTCTTTGCCGCTGTGACTTTGACGATGCTGGGCCTGTTTTCCTTTCGTCGCACAAAATCCGTCTTTCTCAACTCGGTGATTGGTGTTTTTTTTGGAGCACCTTTGGGGGTGTGCGCTAACTGCGTGGCTCCCATTGCCCAGAGTCTTAAGGACAGTGGGGCTTCCACTGAAACCACCTTGGCCACTGCAATCAGTTCGCCCACCCTAAATGTGGTTGTCTTGTCCATGGCCTTTACCCTTTTCCCTTTCCACTTTGCTCTTACTAAATTGATTCTCACATTTGTTATTCTGTTTGCTATCATTCCTGTCATCACAAAGTACTTTTTAGCCAAATCTCCTGTTGCCCAAGATCTGTTTGATCTTCCCACGGCCATCCCTACAGAACCACTGCCCGTGATTGAGGAGTCGTGGGTCACTGCGCTCTATCATGTTCTCAAGGACAGCTTGCGCAAATTGGTTTTCGTCTCCGTGCGAACGGTTCCCTTTATGTTGTTAGCTGGATTTCTGGGGTCAGCCTTGATTGAGAGTCTCCCCTTTGATTTTTTTACCGAGGTGGAAACCACTCCTTGGTCGCTTGTCGCTATCGCACTCTTTGGCACTCTCCTCCCCGTACCCATTGCCTTTGATGTGGTCATGGCGAGCTCACTGATGAGTTCGGGCCTGCCAAGTGGTTTGACCATGACTTTGCTCTTCACATTGGGGATTTTCAGCATCTATCCTTTGATGCTGTTTTGGACCTATATTTCCCGCAAGGTGGCCCTGACCCTGTTTCTCGTTGTCGTGGCCATGGGTTCTTTGGGTGGAGCTTTTGTCCACGAGGTGGAGGTCCGGCAAACGGATCGGGCTCTCTCTCTGTATGATGCCACTCTCCTTGATCGCATTGCAGATTTTCAAAAAGATCCAAAAGAAACCACCCGTTCAATTGTTGAAAGGGAATGCCTAGGCTCCAAAACACGCTCTTTTTCTTCCGATGTGAAAGCCAAGTGTGAGGTCGTTGGCATTCTTGAGGCAGCGATGAAGTCCGGCAAAATTGAAATTTGCCAGCTACAGCAGAAGCCAGAGGATGTGAAAGAATGCGAGTCCAAAGTTGCCTATAACTTGGCATTTGATGATATCAGTCGCTGCGAACAGTTCCCAAATCCCAAAAGGTGCAAGAAAGAAATCTATCTTCGCTACGCCAGTGGTACCCGTGCCGTCATTTGGGAGTGTCGGGATAGCGGAGACCCGGATCTCAATGAGTATTGCAACAAGGCCATCAAGTTGTCTGCCGCAATTCGTAGTGACAACCCTAAGGAGTGTGAGGCCATCCCACAGGAAGATGAGTGGCGGGACAACTGTTTGTTTCACAGGGCTTACGATCAAATTCGCTCCTTTTACAACCCTGACGCCATACACCTTTGTGACCTCATCAAAAACAACAAGATCAAAAGCAATTGCTACGTAAAGGTCGCCTCTACGGGGGAGCTGGACGTTCCCGGAGCAAAAGGCTGTGACTCCCTAGATCACCGGCAGGTTCGCTTGGGATGCTTAAGGCGGAAAACCATTGTCAAGGCGATGACCACCATGAATCCCTCTGAGTGCCTCGCCCACACCGATCCAGAGGTGGAAGACGACTGCTTTGCCCTAACCAACGGTAATATCGTCGGACAGATTATTCAACGACTCAGCCTTATGGCCTCATTGGATCAATTCAAGTTAGCGGATTCCCCGGGAACCTTAGAGAAACAAGATCCAGAAGATCTGTCCCAAGAGCTGTCCGCCTTGCCTCAACTCAAAGTCGAACCTTATGCTCAAGCCGAGGGAGTCGAAGTGTCAGCCGTCCACCTCTATCCCCAGTCGACCGCTCAGAACAAACAAAAGACAGCTTTTGAGTTGGTGGATGGCAGGTCCATTGGTCTCGACAACCACCCTAACGGACTTACTCTATACATAATGTTCCCATCGGCCGGAAAGCCAATTGCCTCTGGCGATCTCAACAATGATGGCTGGCCCGACCTGGTTTTGGGTGGTTGGCATGGCCCGGAAATCTACATGAATATGGGTGGTAGTCGATTCCGCCGCCTGTTTCTAGGCATCAAAGATGACGATTTAAAGCGAATTCACTCTATACAGGTTCTCAGCATCGGACTCGTCGATCTTAACAATGATGGCTGGTTGGATGTCTTTTTCACCACCATGGGAGGCCAGGATTTTACGATCTATAATGATAAAAATCTCTTTCGCTCAGTTGCGCTCGACCCATTTATGCCTGACGGGATTCGCGTGAACACTATTGGTACCACTTTTGGAGACATTGACCGCAATGGCCTCTTGGACGTGGTCCTAGGCAACATGTTTAGTGATGCCTACCCATTTTGGAATCCAGAATCTCGAAATGAAGTTTTCCTGCAGACAAGTCCAAACCAGTTTAAGTCTCTCGAAATAGAGGACTATTTGGGAGAAACTCTGAGCATTCTCCTTTCCGACGCTAATATGGATGGACATCTTGATCTGTTTGCTGCCAATGATTTCACCACTCCCGATTCAGTCTATTGGGGACCCTTAAGGTCGCCCCTCAAAATGTCCCACGGACCTGGCTCAGGGATTCCTATTTCTCCTCAGGCATCCATGAGCTTTGATACGGCCGATGTGAATAACGATGGCTTGCTGGATATTTTTATATCTGAAATGACTTTTGCGCCGAGCCCGGACCGGAACTACTGTGAACCCATTGCTGACCGAAACGCAAAGACCGTCTGCCAAGAATTCATGCGAGGCTACAAGGCCGTCAATGACCTGGATATGCCCGGGTGTCTCGCTCTTGAAAGTGGAGAATTGCAGATTGGCTGTTCTATTGCTATCTTGATTCGGATCGCCGGAAGGATGCGCGACTCGAGTTACTGCTCCAAAATCCCTGACCAACTCTATGGCCATAAAAAACGGTGTGAGATGTTTTCACGCAATGTGAACATGGGTACACCTCCTCGGTATGAAGGAATTCCTCAAAAGACGGATTCCAATATTATGCTCGTCAACAAAGGCCAAGGGCAATTTGAGGATCAGACCAAACAAATGGGCGTTGGCTCCAGCTTTTGGGCGTGGAATGCCCGGTTCGCGGATATTGACAACGACGGCTGGCAGGATATTTACGTGGCCAATGGGGCTAACATTATGAAGGACATCCAAAGCAATGTGCTCTTTCATAGTAAGGACGGCAAAGAGTTTCGCGAAGAGCAGCACAACATGGGCCTAGGGAATTTCCTCCACTCCTCATCCTTCACATTTGTAGATTTGGATCTGGATGGGGATCTGGATTTGGTTTCCACCGGTGCTCTCGCTCCACCTCAAGTGTTTTTTAGTCAGAGTGCCACCTATGGTGCAAATATCTCATTTACTCTCAGGGACATGAAGGGCAATCGATTTGGCATTGGCAGCAAAATCACCATCGAGTACAAAGATCCAAAGGGGCAACCGGCCAAGCAAATTCGGGAGATCAAGGCCGGAGGAGGTTACGGCTCCTTTGATGAGCCCGTGGCCTACTTCGGATTGGGCGGAACTAATATTGTCGATCGAGTAACTGTCCAATGGTCGACAGGAGAAACGACTGAGATCAACGAACAGTTCGGAGTCGGGACTCGGTATACGATCACCAGAAACCCCTGA
- a CDS encoding enoyl-CoA hydratase/isomerase family protein — translation MSIEESLKLVAKGDIAYVEWDLIGEKVNKLSSPVMARLKEIVDELKGSKYKAVILISRKPGIFIAGADIDEIKKLTSREDFLEKLGPAHEILNSLEDLPMPVIAAVNGACMGGGCELIMACDYRIASDDKSTRIGLPEVKLGIIPGFGGCVRMPRIIGIQAALDIILAGKAVIPEKARKIGLVDQVVPADQLESAAEALAQEIIAGKKGKRQKRFKPRGIMNKMLEGPLKSVVFSQAKKMVLKQSKGFYPAPLKALEVIRKTIGYSNRDKALKIEAEGFCEVAVTEISKNLIDLFYIMEAVKKQTGTSPEIKGHKVKKMAVLGAGVMGGGIAQVAADKDIEVHMKDINHDAIAKGYKQAKSIWDKRVQRRRMDKYELEKRMSFISGTLDYQGFQNMDVVVEAIVEDMGIKKSVLGETAKHCSSDVVMATNTSSLSVTEMGADLPHPENFVGMHFFNPVDKMPLVEVIRGEKTNDEATATIFELAKKMGKTPVVVKDGPGFLVNRLLLPWMSEALFLLEDGMSVETLDRIYTHKFGMPMGPCRLMDEVGLDVGMKVLKIFKNAFGDRIHVSKLVANVEGSKRLGRKGGKGFYLYDEKGKETEVDQSIYKELGLDTPTDKLDEKEVIERGMFAMINEAALALIEDRIVEKPEDVDLAMIMGTGFPPFRGGLLRYADSLGTPYIVQELELLATRYGKRFAPTTPLLNMAKTDRKFYAK, via the coding sequence ATGAGCATCGAGGAGAGTCTTAAGCTAGTAGCAAAGGGCGATATTGCTTATGTGGAATGGGATCTTATTGGCGAGAAGGTGAACAAGCTATCCTCTCCCGTCATGGCTCGGCTCAAGGAAATCGTCGATGAACTAAAGGGGTCTAAGTACAAGGCTGTGATTTTAATTTCGCGCAAGCCCGGTATTTTTATTGCGGGTGCGGATATTGACGAGATCAAAAAGCTCACTTCGCGTGAAGATTTTTTGGAGAAACTGGGTCCGGCCCATGAGATTCTCAATAGTTTGGAAGATCTGCCCATGCCGGTCATTGCTGCAGTAAATGGAGCCTGTATGGGTGGCGGCTGTGAATTGATCATGGCCTGTGATTATCGCATTGCTAGTGACGACAAAAGTACTCGCATTGGGCTTCCAGAAGTCAAACTGGGAATTATTCCGGGCTTTGGTGGCTGTGTGCGTATGCCAAGAATAATAGGTATTCAGGCGGCCTTGGATATTATCCTGGCAGGTAAGGCGGTGATCCCTGAAAAGGCCAGAAAAATCGGTCTGGTTGATCAGGTCGTGCCTGCGGACCAGCTGGAGTCGGCGGCCGAAGCCCTGGCTCAAGAGATCATTGCTGGCAAAAAAGGCAAACGTCAAAAGCGCTTTAAGCCCCGCGGTATTATGAACAAGATGCTCGAGGGTCCACTGAAGTCAGTGGTGTTTAGCCAGGCAAAGAAGATGGTATTAAAGCAGTCCAAAGGGTTTTATCCCGCTCCTCTTAAGGCTCTGGAGGTCATTAGGAAAACCATCGGCTACTCCAATCGTGACAAAGCCCTCAAAATTGAAGCCGAAGGTTTTTGTGAGGTGGCTGTCACTGAGATTAGCAAAAACCTCATCGATCTTTTCTACATCATGGAAGCTGTCAAAAAACAGACCGGCACTAGTCCTGAAATCAAAGGCCATAAGGTCAAGAAAATGGCGGTTCTCGGCGCTGGCGTTATGGGTGGAGGAATTGCCCAGGTGGCGGCTGATAAGGATATTGAAGTCCACATGAAGGATATCAATCACGATGCCATTGCCAAGGGATACAAACAGGCCAAGTCCATTTGGGACAAGAGGGTCCAGCGCCGCCGCATGGATAAGTATGAATTGGAAAAGCGCATGTCTTTTATCAGTGGCACTCTGGACTACCAGGGCTTCCAAAATATGGACGTGGTGGTGGAGGCCATCGTTGAAGACATGGGAATCAAAAAGAGTGTATTGGGTGAGACCGCCAAACACTGCAGCTCCGACGTGGTCATGGCCACCAATACTTCATCCTTGTCGGTCACTGAGATGGGAGCTGATTTGCCCCACCCGGAAAACTTTGTTGGGATGCACTTTTTTAATCCGGTGGATAAAATGCCTTTGGTGGAAGTAATTCGCGGGGAAAAAACCAACGATGAAGCCACGGCGACCATTTTTGAGTTGGCCAAGAAAATGGGGAAGACCCCCGTTGTGGTCAAAGACGGCCCGGGTTTTTTGGTCAACCGTTTGCTCTTGCCGTGGATGAGTGAGGCCCTGTTTTTACTCGAAGACGGGATGTCGGTTGAAACTTTGGACCGGATTTACACTCACAAGTTTGGTATGCCCATGGGTCCATGTCGGTTGATGGACGAGGTTGGTCTTGATGTGGGAATGAAGGTCTTAAAGATCTTCAAAAACGCCTTTGGTGATCGCATTCACGTTTCCAAACTGGTCGCCAACGTAGAAGGCTCCAAGCGATTAGGCCGCAAAGGTGGCAAGGGATTTTATCTCTACGATGAAAAAGGCAAGGAGACCGAAGTGGACCAGTCGATCTATAAGGAACTGGGTCTCGACACTCCCACGGACAAATTGGATGAAAAGGAAGTGATCGAGCGGGGCATGTTCGCCATGATTAATGAGGCCGCCTTGGCTCTGATCGAGGACCGTATTGTGGAAAAACCGGAAGACGTGGACCTGGCCATGATTATGGGAACGGGATTTCCCCCTTTTCGTGGCGGATTATT
- a CDS encoding NADP-dependent malic enzyme, whose amino-acid sequence MKNVDKEALEYHTKGSPGKIEVVASKEVGTEYALSLAYSPGVAAPCKEIAKNPEDVYKYTIRGNLVAVVTNGTAVLGLGDIGPLAGKPVMEGKGILFKQFANINVFDIELNTKTNEEFIAAVKALEPTFGGINLEDIKAPECFEIEERLKEEMSIPVFHDDQHGTAIITAAAFINGCHLTGRKLADARVVFNGAGAAAIACAKLLISMGAQAKNVLLCDSKGVIRKGRTDGMNSYKEEFAVETERKTLAEALEGADCFIGLSVAGAVTPEMLTSMAKNPLVFAMANPVPEIDPHKAKKVRPDVIVATGRSDYPNQVNNVLGFPSIFRGALDVQATTINEEMKIAAVNALAELARQDVPESVSAAYSNQAFHYGPEYIIPKPFDSRVLIHVAPAVARAAMDSGVAKRPIQDFKKYIEELEGMQSYRRGFIRSHINQVKNNARRKQEAVPLIVFPEGRSSKILKALQSVHQERVIRPVLLGYEDAVHARMDELELSDLKGIEIWQPAKHPRFSEYVEKFYDKRKRKGVMLAEAERLMSDPYYFSAMAVAEGDADGLVSGATHPYSECVRPILELIGTGRRRTASGLNIVLWQDRILLFADTTINIDPTSEQLANIAVHAAQVAKFFKIDPKIAMLSYTNFTAEKESPKKMRRAAELVRERYPRLIVDGEMQADTAVNPQIMERIFPFGDIKGGANVLVFPNLDAGNIGYKLVQQLGGGEVLGPFIMGLKKAANVLQRTCSVDDVVNTIVMTAVEAQVLKE is encoded by the coding sequence ATGAAGAACGTCGACAAAGAAGCCCTTGAGTACCACACCAAAGGAAGTCCCGGAAAAATCGAAGTCGTGGCCAGCAAAGAAGTTGGGACGGAGTACGCACTCTCACTTGCTTACTCACCAGGAGTTGCCGCCCCTTGTAAGGAGATCGCCAAAAACCCTGAGGATGTTTACAAATACACGATCCGAGGGAATTTGGTGGCGGTGGTCACCAACGGTACAGCTGTCCTCGGACTGGGGGATATCGGACCCCTGGCCGGAAAGCCGGTCATGGAAGGCAAGGGCATTCTCTTCAAGCAATTCGCCAACATCAACGTGTTTGATATTGAGCTAAATACAAAAACCAACGAAGAGTTTATTGCTGCCGTTAAAGCTCTTGAGCCGACCTTCGGCGGCATCAATTTAGAGGATATTAAAGCGCCTGAGTGCTTTGAAATCGAAGAACGTCTCAAAGAAGAAATGTCCATCCCGGTGTTTCATGATGACCAGCACGGAACAGCCATTATCACCGCCGCTGCTTTTATCAATGGCTGCCATTTGACCGGTCGCAAGCTCGCGGACGCGCGAGTGGTCTTTAATGGCGCTGGAGCTGCCGCTATCGCCTGTGCCAAACTCCTCATCAGCATGGGTGCCCAAGCAAAGAACGTTCTCCTGTGTGACTCAAAAGGCGTGATTCGTAAGGGGCGAACTGACGGAATGAACAGTTACAAAGAGGAGTTTGCCGTTGAGACGGAACGCAAAACTTTGGCTGAAGCCCTGGAAGGAGCCGATTGTTTTATTGGCTTGAGTGTAGCCGGCGCTGTAACTCCGGAAATGCTGACATCCATGGCTAAAAACCCCCTCGTTTTCGCCATGGCCAATCCCGTTCCCGAGATCGACCCTCATAAAGCCAAAAAGGTGCGACCAGATGTCATTGTTGCCACTGGCCGCAGTGACTATCCCAACCAGGTCAACAACGTTCTCGGCTTCCCTTCTATTTTTCGCGGGGCCCTGGATGTTCAGGCCACCACGATCAATGAGGAAATGAAGATCGCTGCGGTTAATGCTCTGGCTGAACTGGCCCGGCAGGATGTGCCAGAAAGCGTTTCAGCTGCCTACTCGAACCAGGCCTTTCACTATGGTCCGGAATATATTATTCCCAAGCCTTTTGACTCTCGGGTATTGATCCATGTGGCTCCCGCAGTGGCCAGGGCCGCCATGGACTCGGGTGTGGCGAAAAGACCAATTCAGGATTTCAAGAAGTATATTGAAGAACTGGAAGGGATGCAGAGCTACCGACGCGGGTTTATCCGCTCTCACATAAACCAGGTCAAAAACAATGCCCGGCGCAAGCAAGAGGCGGTTCCATTGATCGTTTTTCCAGAGGGCCGCAGTTCAAAAATCCTCAAAGCTCTCCAGTCCGTCCATCAGGAAAGAGTCATCCGCCCCGTTCTACTCGGCTACGAAGACGCGGTCCATGCACGGATGGATGAGTTGGAGTTGAGTGATCTAAAGGGAATCGAAATTTGGCAGCCGGCCAAGCACCCTAGATTCAGCGAGTACGTGGAGAAATTCTACGACAAACGCAAACGCAAGGGTGTGATGCTTGCCGAAGCAGAGCGCCTCATGTCTGATCCCTATTATTTTTCTGCCATGGCCGTGGCCGAAGGGGATGCAGATGGCCTTGTTTCCGGAGCCACTCACCCCTACTCAGAGTGTGTACGCCCCATCCTAGAACTCATTGGCACGGGACGAAGAAGAACCGCATCAGGTCTCAATATTGTTCTTTGGCAGGATCGTATCCTTCTCTTTGCTGACACTACAATCAACATTGACCCCACCTCCGAGCAGCTGGCTAACATTGCTGTACATGCGGCTCAGGTGGCTAAGTTCTTTAAGATCGATCCCAAAATAGCCATGCTTTCCTACACCAACTTCACCGCGGAAAAAGAGAGTCCAAAAAAGATGAGGCGCGCAGCTGAACTAGTACGGGAACGCTATCCACGCCTGATCGTTGACGGCGAAATGCAGGCTGATACCGCCGTGAATCCCCAGATTATGGAAAGAATCTTTCCCTTCGGCGATATCAAAGGTGGAGCCAATGTCTTAGTATTCCCCAACCTGGATGCTGGAAACATCGGCTACAAGCTTGTCCAACAGCTCGGGGGGGGCGAGGTTTTAGGCCCCTTTATCATGGGTCTCAAAAAGGCCGCAAATGTGCTTCAGAGAACCTGCTCAGTTGACGATGTAGTAAATACGATTGTTATGACTGCAGTTGAAGCCCAGGTGCTAAAGGAGTAA
- the hflX gene encoding GTPase HflX, with amino-acid sequence MQMQAKTQDKAIVVGVGLKTDSFVELKDSLAELEELVYAAGGDVVGTVAQTLHQYNPATLLGSGKVSEIRELVENAGASLVVIDRHLSGVQGRNLEKEIGVKVLDRTQLILDIFAQRAKTYEGKLQVELAQMLDQLPRMVGAWQGSLSRQAGGIGTRGPGETALEIDRRRIHSRIKVLKKKLATVTKNRAQYRAARQRYEIPSFALIGYTNSGKSTLLNQLCNARVLTKDQPFATLDPATRKVFLPEVKNAVVTDTVGFIRRLPTELIEAFKATLEESVDADVLIHVVDLSSDQMQSQMQTVHNLINEFGWQSKPIIHVFNKVDKAPFERQFQVKEHPRVFLSALTGEGVEKLRNQMVEQVRALHKETELFFPKSEEYLIYELGRETSINRTEPNSAGTVCFANLTPDQLHRWQNFLVKKESINNKHHPQPNLTEDTPDDE; translated from the coding sequence ATGCAAATGCAGGCGAAGACTCAAGATAAGGCCATCGTCGTTGGCGTAGGCCTCAAAACAGACTCTTTTGTGGAGCTAAAGGACAGCTTGGCCGAGCTTGAAGAGCTGGTCTACGCCGCCGGAGGGGACGTTGTCGGAACGGTCGCGCAAACACTCCATCAATACAATCCTGCAACACTCTTGGGCTCGGGCAAGGTCAGTGAAATCCGGGAATTGGTAGAAAATGCGGGAGCCTCTCTAGTCGTGATCGACCGCCATCTTTCGGGAGTTCAAGGGCGAAATCTGGAAAAGGAGATTGGCGTTAAGGTTTTGGACCGTACCCAGTTGATTCTGGATATTTTTGCTCAGAGAGCGAAGACTTACGAGGGAAAGCTTCAGGTGGAATTGGCGCAAATGTTGGATCAGCTCCCACGTATGGTGGGTGCCTGGCAGGGCTCTCTCTCAAGACAAGCTGGGGGCATTGGCACCCGAGGTCCTGGTGAGACGGCCTTGGAAATTGACCGCCGCCGAATTCACAGCCGTATTAAGGTGCTCAAGAAAAAGCTAGCTACGGTAACAAAGAACCGAGCCCAGTATCGGGCGGCCCGCCAGAGGTACGAAATCCCCAGCTTCGCCTTGATTGGCTACACCAATTCTGGCAAGAGCACCCTGCTTAACCAGTTGTGCAATGCCCGAGTTCTCACCAAGGACCAACCCTTTGCCACTTTGGACCCGGCCACCCGAAAGGTGTTTTTGCCTGAGGTAAAAAACGCTGTCGTCACCGACACGGTGGGTTTTATCCGCCGACTGCCGACAGAGCTCATTGAAGCCTTTAAGGCCACTCTAGAGGAGTCCGTCGATGCGGATGTTTTGATCCATGTGGTAGACCTCAGCAGCGATCAGATGCAAAGCCAAATGCAAACCGTTCATAACCTGATCAACGAGTTTGGTTGGCAATCCAAACCAATCATTCATGTGTTCAACAAGGTGGATAAGGCACCATTTGAACGCCAGTTCCAAGTCAAGGAACATCCTCGAGTGTTCTTAAGTGCCTTGACAGGTGAAGGAGTTGAAAAGCTCCGCAATCAAATGGTGGAGCAGGTACGCGCCCTGCACAAAGAGACAGAGTTATTTTTTCCCAAATCAGAAGAGTACCTCATCTACGAACTGGGCAGGGAAACAAGTATCAACCGCACCGAACCAAACAGTGCCGGCACTGTTTGTTTTGCCAACTTGACTCCTGACCAACTCCACCGTTGGCAAAACTTTTTAGTCAAAAAGGAGTCAATTAACAACAAGCATCATCCACAGCCCAACCTGACGGAAGACACTCCCGATGATGAGTAG
- a CDS encoding sigma-54-dependent Fis family transcriptional regulator — MNEAKKLHVLAGVVSRFFRHENREDLIREILETAIEVTGADRGSLFLSPISEGKRHAHVLTTLVATGLDGKSITLPDNRGVAGHCYTTQTPLMVNDVSKDDRFCKDVDETFGYITKSLACVPLQTMAGKKLGALEILNKKQSQDKFDQSDVEVLQVLGLFAAVALEKNLELRSLKEQKRFLIEEKRQRYRLIEEEQFLTTQYADLREVYQQLPHFAASESTVLISGESGTGKELVAHYLHRHSPRADGPFVAINCAAIPESLFEAELFGVAKGAATGTEARKGKLDMADGGTLFLDEIGELPMAVQAKILRALQEKTITPVGSPDHPHEVNFRLVAATNRNLKEMIGENTFREDLFYRLSVLNITLPPLRDRLEDLPLICQNICRHLEQNRGWKSKQLTPQAINKLKHYSWPGNIRELQNRIEGAYILAHKSSLIGPEAFPVEENYLPEETTPVPRVGALANVIPFDRTLRDAREEFERQFVMEVLKSCDFNKTHTAHKLGITREALRKILKRLNVAS; from the coding sequence ATGAATGAAGCCAAAAAATTGCACGTATTAGCAGGTGTCGTCAGCCGATTTTTTCGCCATGAGAACCGAGAGGATCTTATCCGCGAAATATTGGAAACCGCGATTGAAGTCACAGGTGCTGACCGAGGCAGTCTGTTTCTATCGCCAATCTCAGAAGGCAAGAGACACGCTCACGTCCTCACCACTCTGGTTGCCACTGGCTTGGACGGGAAGTCCATCACCCTGCCTGACAATAGAGGAGTGGCTGGTCACTGTTATACAACACAGACTCCGCTAATGGTCAACGATGTTAGCAAGGACGATCGCTTCTGTAAGGATGTGGACGAAACCTTTGGTTACATTACCAAGAGTCTGGCTTGTGTGCCCCTGCAGACAATGGCAGGGAAGAAGTTGGGCGCCTTGGAGATTCTTAACAAGAAACAGTCTCAGGACAAATTTGATCAAAGTGACGTTGAGGTTCTGCAGGTTCTGGGGCTTTTTGCTGCTGTTGCTCTCGAGAAAAACCTGGAACTTCGCTCCTTAAAGGAGCAAAAGCGATTCTTGATTGAGGAAAAGCGTCAACGCTACCGCCTGATAGAGGAAGAGCAATTCCTCACTACCCAGTACGCAGATTTAAGAGAGGTCTACCAGCAACTCCCCCACTTCGCTGCTAGTGAAAGCACGGTTTTGATTTCAGGTGAAAGCGGAACGGGCAAAGAACTCGTCGCGCACTACCTCCATCGTCACAGCCCCAGGGCTGACGGGCCTTTTGTGGCCATCAATTGCGCCGCAATTCCGGAATCCCTCTTTGAGGCCGAGCTGTTTGGGGTGGCCAAGGGGGCGGCGACGGGCACAGAGGCTCGAAAGGGCAAACTAGACATGGCAGACGGAGGTACCCTCTTCTTGGACGAGATTGGCGAATTACCTATGGCCGTTCAGGCCAAAATTCTTCGTGCCTTGCAGGAGAAGACTATTACGCCGGTGGGCAGCCCCGACCACCCCCATGAAGTGAACTTTCGCCTGGTTGCTGCAACAAACCGTAACCTTAAGGAAATGATTGGTGAGAATACCTTCCGGGAAGATCTCTTTTACCGCTTAAGCGTCCTGAACATCACTCTACCTCCACTCCGAGATCGGTTAGAGGACTTGCCGCTCATTTGCCAGAACATCTGCCGCCACTTGGAACAGAACCGCGGTTGGAAATCTAAGCAGCTTACTCCTCAAGCCATTAATAAACTCAAACACTATTCCTGGCCGGGCAACATCCGGGAACTGCAAAACCGCATCGAAGGTGCGTACATCCTGGCCCATAAATCTTCCCTGATTGGCCCCGAGGCCTTCCCTGTCGAGGAAAACTATCTTCCGGAGGAAACCACACCCGTTCCCCGGGTGGGAGCCCTGGCCAACGTCATTCCCTTCGATCGCACCTTGAGAGATGCACGAGAGGAGTTTGAGAGGCAGTTTGTCATGGAAGTCCTGAAGTCTTGCGACTTCAACAAGACCCACACCGCCCACAAGTTGGGAATCACCCGAGAAGCCTTGCGCAAGATCCTCAAAAGATTAAATGTCGCGTCCTAA